The following coding sequences are from one Paenibacillus sp. FSL R5-0912 window:
- a CDS encoding MFS transporter, with amino-acid sequence MKLFYIVLALILASLNLRPPITSISPLMSTIQNDLGISGITASLLTTLPVLCMGLFAPFSVRLSRRWGNEGAIVLALILIGLGTGLRWFVGTTPLIMFTSFLSGVGIALAGPLLSSFIKQHFPDRVAAMVGIYSSAMVAGASISVGLSVLLQHLLGGSWRSSLAVWAFPAAVALPVWLRLAWSAHTDRQSGINKSVLDAPLPVKNRRAWVLTLFFGLMAAIFYSLTAWLAPAIQSQGYSQETAGNIQTLFTLISLPATLFIPMLVHRYQRRVFWLVGCALMELTGVLMLNLSVSPWLAAVPLGIGAGGLFPIALMLPIDETSNAQEASSWSAMTQSGGYILGALGPLAMGWYYDATGSFVQAFYGLAGIIVLQIIVQLAIGNKKVL; translated from the coding sequence ATGAAACTTTTTTACATCGTCTTGGCGCTTATCCTGGCTTCACTGAATTTACGGCCGCCTATTACATCCATTTCTCCTCTAATGAGCACCATACAAAATGATCTGGGTATAAGCGGGATTACCGCCAGTCTCTTAACCACACTTCCGGTATTGTGTATGGGCCTATTTGCTCCGTTCTCCGTTAGATTAAGCAGAAGGTGGGGAAACGAAGGGGCCATTGTTCTGGCTCTAATCCTCATCGGGCTGGGTACGGGATTACGCTGGTTTGTGGGTACTACTCCATTGATAATGTTCACTTCTTTTCTGTCGGGTGTAGGGATTGCATTGGCAGGACCGCTGTTGTCCAGCTTCATTAAACAGCATTTCCCTGACCGGGTGGCAGCCATGGTAGGGATCTACTCTTCAGCGATGGTGGCGGGGGCGAGCATTAGTGTGGGACTATCGGTTCTGCTTCAGCATCTGCTGGGGGGATCATGGAGGAGTTCACTTGCTGTATGGGCATTCCCCGCAGCCGTTGCATTGCCTGTCTGGTTGCGGTTAGCCTGGTCTGCGCACACAGACCGACAATCCGGTATAAATAAGAGTGTACTTGATGCACCTCTTCCGGTGAAAAACAGGCGTGCCTGGGTGCTGACCCTATTCTTCGGGCTGATGGCAGCGATCTTCTATTCCTTAACCGCCTGGCTCGCACCAGCCATCCAAAGCCAGGGGTACAGCCAGGAGACGGCCGGAAACATCCAAACCTTATTCACATTGATATCGCTGCCCGCTACGTTGTTCATTCCCATGCTTGTACACCGCTACCAAAGACGTGTATTCTGGCTTGTCGGGTGTGCGTTAATGGAGTTGACCGGTGTCCTGATGCTGAACCTATCCGTTAGCCCTTGGCTCGCAGCGGTCCCGCTCGGTATTGGTGCGGGCGGACTGTTCCCGATTGCATTAATGTTGCCCATTGATGAAACAAGCAACGCCCAGGAAGCCAGTAGCTGGTCTGCAATGACTCAATCCGGCGGTTATATTCTCGGAGCGCTTGGGCCGCTGGCCATGGGCTGGTACTACGATGCTACGGGCAGCTTCGTACAAGCATTCTATGGTTTGGCTGGCATCATCGTGCTTCAGATTATCGTTCAATTGGCAATTGGGAACAAAAAAGTTCTCTAG
- a CDS encoding ABC transporter ATP-binding protein codes for MERLLEVKDLAISFRTRGGEVQAIRGVSFHVNKGETLAIVGESGSGKSVTSQAVMKLVPQPAGEYKRGQILFDGQDLIGKNEKQMQKIRGKEIGMIFQDPMTSLNPMMKVGRQITEVLFKHEKISKDAAYKRGIELLNLVGIPSPERRFQQYPHEFSGGMRQRVVIAMALAANPKLLIADEPTTALDVTIQAQILDLMKDLQKKIDTAIIFITHDLGVVARMADRVAVMYAGQIVEMGTAEEIFYDPRHPYTWGLLASMPSLESKGSLLTAIPGTPPDLIKPPKGDAFALRSTYAMAIDMEKEPPMYKVSDTHLVKSWLMHPMAPAVEPPAVVKKQRRVLSNTYPEPVLVQNSSEY; via the coding sequence ATGGAGCGCCTTTTAGAGGTAAAAGACCTAGCTATATCATTCAGAACACGCGGAGGAGAAGTCCAAGCAATCCGTGGTGTCAGCTTTCATGTAAATAAAGGGGAGACTCTGGCGATTGTAGGTGAATCCGGTTCCGGTAAGAGCGTAACCTCACAAGCAGTCATGAAGCTGGTTCCTCAGCCTGCGGGCGAATATAAGCGTGGACAGATTCTGTTCGATGGACAAGATCTGATCGGCAAGAATGAGAAGCAAATGCAAAAAATCCGCGGCAAGGAAATCGGAATGATCTTCCAGGATCCGATGACCTCGCTGAATCCGATGATGAAGGTCGGCAGACAGATTACCGAAGTTTTGTTCAAGCATGAGAAAATTTCTAAGGATGCTGCCTACAAACGCGGCATTGAGCTGCTTAATCTGGTGGGAATTCCTTCTCCTGAACGCCGTTTCCAGCAGTACCCGCATGAGTTCAGCGGCGGGATGCGTCAACGTGTCGTAATCGCTATGGCTCTTGCCGCTAACCCTAAGCTTCTGATTGCCGATGAGCCGACAACCGCGCTCGATGTAACCATTCAGGCCCAGATTCTGGATCTGATGAAGGACCTGCAGAAGAAGATTGATACAGCGATCATTTTCATCACCCATGACCTTGGGGTTGTGGCGAGAATGGCTGACCGCGTAGCAGTTATGTATGCCGGACAAATTGTGGAAATGGGTACAGCGGAAGAGATCTTCTATGACCCGAGACACCCGTATACTTGGGGCTTGCTGGCTTCCATGCCAAGTCTTGAGAGCAAGGGATCTCTGCTGACAGCGATTCCGGGCACACCTCCAGATCTGATTAAGCCGCCTAAGGGTGATGCCTTCGCACTGCGGAGCACATATGCTATGGCGATTGACATGGAGAAAGAACCGCCAATGTACAAGGTTTCCGATACTCATCTTGTGAAGTCCTGGCTGATGCATCCGATGGCACCCGCGGTAGAACCGCCGGCTGTCGTGAAGAAGCAGCGCCGCGTTTTGAGCAACACCTATCCGGAGCCGGTTCTAGTGCAGAACAGCAGCGAGTATTAA
- a CDS encoding glycoside hydrolase family 43 protein — protein MITRTLTALISLALLSACSGGNAVSTPEFENVSVHDPSVIKADDAYYVFGSHLASANSKDLMSWTQVSSGVTDGNVLIPNVTEELSETLNWAQSDTLWAPDVIQLADGKFYMYYDACRGDSPLSALGIAVADKVDGAYKNKGIILKSGMAGIGDDGEVYDATEKPNVVDPDVFFDKEGKLWMVYGSYSGGIFILELDPATGFPLADQGYGKKLLGSNHARIEGPYMLYSPETDYYYLFLSYGGLDANGGYNIRVARSKQPDGPFEDSEGKAMIDAQGTPGVLFDDPAYAPYGVKLMGNYEFLNTDQELSASGAGYVSPGHNSAYYNEKSGQYYLIFHTRFPYLGEQHEVRVHQMFLNEAGWPVVAPHRYSGEKIGKYSGKDVAGEYKYINHGKDISAEIVESQLLKLNTDGTISGTVTGTWSLGDEHNAKLTIDGTEYSGVFLREWNEATASNVMTFTALSAEGISVWGSHVSPQNK, from the coding sequence TTGATAACAAGAACGCTAACCGCTTTGATATCCTTAGCTTTGCTGTCTGCCTGCAGCGGCGGGAATGCTGTAAGCACACCTGAATTTGAGAATGTATCGGTACACGATCCATCCGTGATCAAGGCTGACGATGCTTATTATGTGTTTGGTTCGCATTTGGCATCGGCCAATTCTAAAGATCTGATGTCGTGGACTCAGGTTTCCTCCGGGGTAACGGATGGCAACGTGCTTATCCCCAATGTAACGGAGGAACTCAGTGAGACTCTCAACTGGGCACAATCGGACACCCTGTGGGCGCCTGATGTCATTCAGCTGGCGGACGGGAAATTCTATATGTATTACGATGCCTGCCGGGGAGATTCACCGTTGTCGGCACTTGGCATCGCAGTCGCTGACAAGGTCGATGGTGCTTATAAGAATAAGGGAATTATTCTTAAGTCGGGAATGGCCGGCATCGGGGATGACGGTGAGGTCTATGATGCCACAGAGAAGCCGAATGTAGTAGACCCTGATGTGTTTTTTGATAAGGAAGGCAAGCTGTGGATGGTCTATGGCTCGTATTCCGGAGGCATCTTCATTCTGGAACTGGACCCGGCTACGGGATTTCCGCTGGCAGACCAAGGGTATGGGAAGAAGCTGCTGGGGTCGAATCATGCCCGGATAGAAGGGCCTTATATGCTGTACAGTCCGGAGACGGATTACTACTACTTGTTCCTGTCTTACGGAGGGCTAGATGCGAATGGCGGCTATAATATCCGTGTTGCCCGCTCCAAGCAACCGGATGGACCGTTTGAGGATTCTGAAGGCAAAGCTATGATTGACGCGCAGGGGACACCTGGTGTTCTGTTTGATGATCCGGCGTATGCCCCTTACGGGGTGAAGCTGATGGGGAATTATGAGTTCCTGAATACAGATCAGGAACTCTCAGCCAGCGGTGCAGGGTATGTCTCTCCCGGACATAACTCGGCATATTACAATGAGAAGAGCGGGCAGTATTATCTAATATTTCATACCCGGTTCCCGTATCTTGGCGAGCAGCATGAAGTGCGGGTGCACCAGATGTTCCTGAACGAAGCGGGCTGGCCGGTAGTGGCGCCCCACCGCTACAGCGGGGAGAAGATCGGCAAGTATTCCGGTAAGGATGTGGCCGGCGAGTACAAATATATCAATCACGGCAAAGATATTTCCGCTGAGATTGTAGAGTCGCAGCTTCTTAAGCTGAACACAGACGGGACGATAAGCGGTACAGTAACAGGCACATGGAGCCTGGGTGATGAGCATAATGCAAAGCTGACTATAGACGGGACGGAGTATAGCGGCGTGTTCCTGCGTGAATGGAATGAAGCAACCGCCAGCAACGTAATGACATTCACGGCATTGTCGGCGGAAGGCATCTCAGTCTGGGGAAGCCATGTATCCCCACAGAACAAGTGA
- a CDS encoding citrate synthase/methylcitrate synthase, with amino-acid sequence MAKVTGLEGVVAGETEIGLVDGEKGHLVYRGYWAKELAVSKSYEEVAYLLWNGRLPDAEELALLKAQMAEERVIPEYLCKMLDLFPASVPLMLVLQSAVAALGDKENTTWPPTLKQAVRLTAVLPAIIAYRARSLQGLAPLDSLPELGHAANYLYLLTGKLPEEAHVKALSAYLILCMEHGMNASTFAGRVVLSTESDMCAAVCGAIGAMKGPLHGGAPYEVISMLEDIGTVERAEPWLRNALDNGTKLMGFGHRIYKTKDPRAEALQIATLEMIGKDASFDLALHVEATAIALLEEYKPGRRLFTNVEFYAAAILKALQLSPEIFTPTFTAGRIVGWTAHILEQAANNRIFRPQSTYIGPMPESEVVS; translated from the coding sequence ATGGCTAAAGTAACCGGATTGGAAGGCGTAGTTGCCGGAGAAACTGAAATTGGATTGGTTGATGGGGAGAAAGGACATTTGGTATACCGCGGATATTGGGCCAAAGAGCTTGCGGTAAGCAAAAGTTACGAGGAAGTGGCTTATTTGCTCTGGAACGGGCGTCTGCCGGATGCAGAGGAACTGGCGCTGCTCAAGGCACAGATGGCAGAGGAAAGAGTTATTCCAGAATATCTTTGCAAAATGTTGGATCTGTTTCCGGCGTCGGTACCGCTTATGCTGGTGCTGCAGAGTGCAGTTGCCGCGCTAGGCGATAAAGAGAATACGACCTGGCCGCCAACGCTGAAGCAAGCGGTACGGCTGACAGCCGTTCTACCGGCGATCATCGCATACAGAGCCCGCAGCCTGCAGGGCCTGGCACCGCTGGATTCGCTTCCTGAGCTTGGTCATGCTGCGAATTATCTGTATCTGCTGACAGGAAAGCTGCCGGAGGAAGCCCATGTCAAGGCGCTCAGCGCCTATCTGATTCTCTGTATGGAGCATGGCATGAATGCTTCGACTTTTGCCGGGCGGGTAGTGCTCTCGACTGAATCCGATATGTGCGCAGCGGTATGCGGAGCTATCGGGGCGATGAAAGGACCGCTGCATGGCGGTGCACCTTATGAAGTAATCTCAATGTTGGAGGATATCGGGACGGTAGAGCGGGCAGAGCCTTGGCTGCGCAATGCGCTGGATAACGGGACGAAGCTGATGGGCTTTGGACACCGCATCTATAAGACCAAGGACCCCCGTGCGGAAGCACTGCAGATTGCCACGCTGGAGATGATCGGCAAGGATGCATCCTTTGACCTTGCTCTGCATGTAGAAGCCACTGCAATTGCACTGCTGGAGGAATACAAACCGGGCCGGCGGCTGTTCACTAACGTCGAGTTTTATGCCGCAGCCATTCTGAAGGCGCTGCAGCTCTCACCGGAGATATTTACTCCAACGTTTACGGCTGGTAGAATTGTCGGCTGGACGGCCCATATACTGGAGCAAGCGGCCAATAACCGGATTTTCCGCCCGCAATCTACGTATATCGGACCGATGCCTGAATCAGAGGTTGTGTCATAG
- a CDS encoding LysR family transcriptional regulator, with the protein MEIRQMENFIAVCEALHFTRAAEKLGISQPTLSQQIRALEDELGVPLFDRVGKRIVMTQAGNLFLEHCVQMIRHLQNTRDALAEFRNDQRGRLVIGVLPSDLDYRITPLLADFHTRFPKVQLKVVSSVFVLNQVLENEVDIGIDVLSAPDDRLIRISLCSEEYVLVVSENHDWAKRSSIGIRELRDIQTVMFPEGFTGRELVDNYCRKYGFSLNTIMEISSATSIISLVKANVGGTLLPYPLIQAMNEPTLRCIRITDDPPYRHFEIIHRSDRFLTQSAKAFIEKTIAYFN; encoded by the coding sequence ATGGAGATTCGTCAGATGGAAAACTTCATTGCGGTGTGCGAGGCGCTTCATTTCACACGGGCAGCTGAGAAGCTTGGCATATCCCAACCTACCCTGAGTCAACAAATACGTGCGCTGGAGGATGAACTCGGCGTTCCCTTATTCGACCGGGTCGGCAAAAGGATTGTGATGACACAGGCAGGAAATCTGTTTCTGGAGCACTGTGTACAGATGATCCGTCATTTACAGAATACCAGGGATGCATTAGCTGAATTCCGCAATGATCAGCGGGGCCGACTGGTAATCGGGGTTCTCCCTTCCGATCTGGACTACCGGATTACTCCTTTGCTGGCAGATTTTCATACCCGGTTCCCGAAGGTGCAGCTGAAGGTTGTCTCTTCGGTCTTCGTCTTGAATCAAGTGCTGGAGAATGAAGTAGACATCGGCATCGACGTCTTGTCTGCTCCTGATGACCGGCTTATACGCATTTCTTTGTGCAGTGAAGAATATGTGCTCGTCGTTTCCGAGAATCATGATTGGGCGAAGCGAAGTTCAATTGGTATCCGGGAGCTGCGTGATATCCAAACGGTGATGTTCCCCGAAGGATTTACAGGCCGAGAACTGGTGGATAACTATTGCCGTAAATATGGCTTCAGCTTAAATACGATCATGGAGATCAGTTCGGCCACTTCCATTATTAGCCTGGTAAAAGCCAATGTCGGAGGAACCCTGCTGCCGTATCCTCTGATCCAAGCGATGAATGAACCGACACTGCGCTGCATCCGAATTACAGATGATCCGCCATACCGTCACTTTGAGATCATTCACCGGTCAGACCGGTTTCTGACTCAATCGGCCAAGGCATTTATTGAGAAAACTATTGCGTATTTCAATTGA
- a CDS encoding exodeoxyribonuclease III produces the protein MKLVSWNVNGLRACVNKGFNEYFRESAADIFCVQETKLQEGQIVLDHGEEYSQYWNYALKKGYSGTAVFTRIKPLSVRYGLDKETEDEGRIITLEFADFYLVNVYTPNAKRDLSRLDYRMEWEDEFRNYLQKLDAHKPVLVCGDLNVAHQDIDLKNAKSNRGNSGFTDEERGKMTELLEAGFVDTFRYFYPELEGAYSWWSYMPKVREKNVGWRIDYFLASSRLAPRLLDAGIECNILGSDHCPVVLHLADAAGV, from the coding sequence ATGAAGCTGGTGTCCTGGAATGTAAACGGTCTAAGAGCTTGTGTGAATAAAGGGTTTAACGAATATTTCCGGGAAAGCGCCGCAGACATCTTCTGTGTACAGGAAACGAAGCTTCAGGAGGGTCAGATTGTTCTTGACCACGGTGAGGAGTATTCGCAGTACTGGAATTATGCCCTCAAAAAAGGATATTCAGGCACAGCCGTCTTCACCCGGATTAAGCCGCTGTCTGTCAGATATGGTCTGGACAAGGAGACCGAAGACGAGGGAAGGATTATTACCCTGGAATTTGCAGACTTCTATCTGGTGAATGTATACACTCCGAATGCCAAACGGGATCTGTCGAGACTGGATTACCGGATGGAATGGGAGGATGAATTCCGCAATTATCTGCAGAAGCTGGATGCGCATAAGCCGGTTCTCGTCTGCGGGGATTTGAATGTGGCGCATCAGGATATTGATCTCAAGAATGCCAAATCAAACCGCGGCAATTCAGGATTCACCGATGAAGAACGCGGAAAGATGACAGAGCTGCTGGAGGCCGGGTTCGTTGATACTTTCCGGTATTTCTATCCTGAGCTTGAAGGTGCCTACAGCTGGTGGTCCTATATGCCGAAGGTAAGAGAGAAGAATGTAGGCTGGCGGATCGACTATTTCCTCGCTTCCTCGCGGCTGGCCCCGCGCCTCCTGGATGCAGGGATAGAGTGTAATATTCTTGGCAGTGATCATTGTCCGGTAGTCCTTCATCTTGCCGATGCGGCGGGAGTGTAG
- a CDS encoding helix-turn-helix transcriptional regulator, which translates to MSNQNRLQALSDFLKSRRAAISPAAAGLPEGSRRRTPGLRREEVAQLAGVSNTWYTWLEQGRDIKVSPSVLDCIAAALRLTKDERSYLFALALDNGPGSMIYPQEESSVIHPSLQKILQELKSCPTIISDRHCGIVGWNEAAAHVFLDFAKLPPEQRNMISLLFVRKEFRRLAVNWEQFVRGYLSIFRAYYGQYLEDRWYDDFIMEMKDQHPEFHQLWEESRVSSAPDVVLEFRHAKAGKMLFHLTSLQVQGSTDLRCSIYTPAGDSNTESKLKQLMEPES; encoded by the coding sequence ATGTCCAATCAGAACAGGCTGCAAGCATTATCCGATTTCCTGAAATCCAGACGTGCGGCCATCTCGCCGGCAGCGGCAGGACTGCCGGAAGGATCGCGCAGAAGAACGCCGGGGCTAAGACGCGAAGAGGTGGCACAGCTGGCCGGAGTCAGCAATACCTGGTACACGTGGCTTGAGCAGGGGCGTGACATCAAAGTATCTCCATCCGTTCTGGATTGTATTGCCGCAGCACTGCGGCTGACCAAGGATGAGCGGAGTTACTTATTTGCCCTGGCCCTGGATAACGGGCCGGGAAGTATGATTTATCCTCAAGAGGAGAGCTCAGTGATTCATCCGTCCCTGCAGAAGATCCTGCAGGAGCTGAAGAGCTGTCCGACAATTATCTCGGACCGGCACTGCGGTATTGTCGGCTGGAATGAGGCGGCCGCACATGTGTTTCTCGATTTCGCCAAGCTGCCGCCGGAGCAGCGCAATATGATCTCCCTGCTATTTGTACGCAAGGAATTCAGACGGCTGGCCGTGAACTGGGAGCAGTTTGTCCGAGGGTACCTGTCGATTTTCCGCGCCTATTACGGACAATATCTGGAGGACCGCTGGTATGATGATTTCATTATGGAGATGAAAGATCAGCATCCGGAGTTCCATCAGCTATGGGAGGAGAGCCGGGTAAGCTCCGCTCCGGACGTAGTACTGGAGTTCCGGCATGCCAAAGCCGGAAAAATGCTGTTCCATTTAACCTCACTTCAGGTGCAGGGCAGCACCGATCTGCGCTGCAGCATCTACACCCCCGCCGGAGATTCCAATACCGAATCCAAGCTGAAGCAGCTGATGGAGCCTGAATCATAG
- a CDS encoding amidase family protein — MKNNDADLSSNPLSNIQSPAREWQEWIIEADITAMQQEMEQGKLSSERLTALYLERIDRYDSLLKSVLEINPDALEIARGLDQERRDKGVRSPLHGIPVLVKDNIATSDKLHTSAGALALADYRAAEDAVVINKLRAAGAVILGKANMTEWANFMSPTMWAGYSSRGGLVLNPYGPGELFIGGSSSGSAAAVAANLAAAALGTETSGSIICPAAQNSLTGIKPTWGLVSNAGIIPGIGSQDTAGPMARTVSDAALLLSIIAGTGEHPHGTLSDGTAGRQDYTASLDIEYVKSKRIGIPRFYYRDLDEEALLLMESAIAVLKELGAEVIDPIELPCQNAEWNAVILQYEFKKGLNRYLSGLPASIPVHSLQELIEFNNQHSAQALKYGQGTLEWLDTSGDDITEQEYLEQLQFSRSMAGRQGIDYALEHYGLDAIMFAGFHGTDLAARAGYPLITVPAGYTTTGITAPGGYITNGPQGVTFSASAFSEAVLIGIAYSFEQATKHRRPPLLDTAGEAD, encoded by the coding sequence ATGAAAAATAATGATGCAGACCTTAGCAGCAACCCCCTCAGCAACATTCAATCCCCCGCCCGGGAATGGCAGGAATGGATAATTGAAGCGGATATAACAGCCATGCAGCAGGAAATGGAGCAGGGAAAATTATCTTCCGAGCGGTTAACAGCGCTGTATTTAGAGCGGATTGACCGGTATGACAGCCTGCTGAAATCTGTACTGGAGATTAATCCGGATGCACTAGAGATTGCCCGGGGGCTGGATCAGGAACGCCGGGACAAGGGAGTGCGTAGTCCGCTGCACGGAATCCCAGTACTTGTTAAGGATAATATCGCTACTTCGGACAAGCTGCACACCAGTGCGGGAGCGCTGGCATTGGCAGATTACAGGGCTGCTGAAGATGCCGTAGTAATTAATAAGCTGCGCGCTGCAGGCGCAGTGATTCTGGGAAAAGCAAATATGACGGAGTGGGCCAACTTCATGTCGCCCACCATGTGGGCGGGATACAGCTCACGCGGCGGACTGGTGCTGAATCCTTACGGGCCCGGCGAGCTGTTCATTGGCGGCTCCAGTTCGGGAAGTGCTGCGGCCGTTGCCGCTAACCTGGCAGCTGCCGCTCTGGGCACGGAAACTTCGGGTTCCATCATTTGTCCGGCTGCCCAGAACTCGCTTACCGGCATCAAACCTACGTGGGGGCTGGTAAGCAATGCGGGGATTATACCAGGGATCGGCAGCCAGGATACCGCCGGTCCGATGGCCAGAACCGTATCGGATGCCGCACTCCTCCTCAGTATCATTGCCGGTACCGGAGAGCATCCCCACGGGACTTTATCGGATGGGACAGCAGGCAGACAGGATTATACTGCCTCTCTGGATATTGAATACGTGAAATCCAAACGGATTGGTATCCCGAGATTCTATTATCGGGATTTGGATGAGGAGGCTCTGCTCCTGATGGAATCTGCCATAGCTGTTCTTAAAGAACTTGGCGCTGAAGTCATTGATCCCATTGAGCTTCCTTGCCAGAATGCCGAGTGGAATGCAGTTATTCTGCAATATGAATTCAAAAAAGGCTTAAACCGTTATTTAAGCGGCCTGCCTGCTTCTATCCCGGTGCATTCCCTGCAGGAGTTAATCGAATTCAACAACCAGCACAGCGCACAGGCGCTGAAATATGGTCAGGGAACGCTTGAATGGCTGGATACTTCCGGAGACGACATTACGGAGCAGGAATATCTGGAGCAGCTGCAATTCTCCCGGTCCATGGCTGGCAGACAAGGCATCGATTATGCACTGGAGCATTACGGTCTGGATGCCATCATGTTTGCCGGATTTCACGGCACTGACCTGGCAGCCAGAGCCGGCTATCCGCTCATTACAGTCCCGGCCGGATATACCACTACCGGGATAACTGCACCGGGAGGCTATATCACCAACGGTCCACAGGGGGTCACCTTCTCCGCCTCAGCCTTCAGCGAAGCCGTGCTGATCGGCATTGCTTACAGCTTCGAGCAGGCCACGAAACACCGGCGCCCTCCGCTTCTTGACACGGCCGGAGAAGCTGATTGA
- the fabF gene encoding beta-ketoacyl-ACP synthase II, which yields MERVVITGMGVISPLGNTVEQFWSRLAAGESGITPITTFDTAHFKTRIAGSVQEFDPDARFGRKEARRMDRFSQFALAAAEEAWAHSGLQLDRIDRERLGVYVGSGVGGIQTLMEQGDLLRSRGPERVSPTLIPMLISNMAAAMISIKLGALGPTLSPVTACSIGNTAIGEAFRLIRYGGADVIIAGGAEAAVTEIALASFGNATALSTRNEEPQKASRPFDQSRDGFVIGEGGAIVILESLSHALQRNAVIYGEVTGYGASSDAYHMVATHPEGIGAYQAMKLALREAGITPAEVDVISAHATSTIVGDRSETMAIKKLFGDDAYRIPVTANKSMTGHALGAAGGLEAISLLKSMQEGLIPPTINLEQPDELCDLDYVPNHARQADLKIGISNSFGFGGHNAVIVLRRYEE from the coding sequence ATGGAACGCGTAGTGATCACAGGGATGGGCGTAATTTCGCCGCTTGGCAATACCGTCGAACAGTTCTGGAGCCGCTTGGCTGCTGGTGAATCGGGGATCACTCCGATTACTACTTTTGATACTGCACATTTTAAGACCAGAATTGCCGGCTCTGTACAAGAGTTCGATCCTGACGCCAGATTCGGCCGCAAGGAAGCGCGGCGCATGGACCGGTTCAGCCAGTTCGCACTTGCCGCCGCCGAGGAGGCCTGGGCCCATTCCGGCCTGCAGCTGGACAGGATTGACCGCGAACGGCTCGGTGTCTATGTAGGCTCCGGAGTAGGCGGCATCCAGACCCTGATGGAGCAGGGTGATCTGCTGCGCTCGCGTGGCCCGGAGCGGGTAAGTCCAACCCTGATCCCGATGCTGATCTCCAATATGGCAGCAGCAATGATCAGCATTAAGCTTGGAGCCTTAGGGCCGACCCTCTCGCCGGTCACTGCCTGCTCGATTGGTAACACGGCCATCGGCGAGGCCTTCCGCCTGATCCGTTACGGCGGAGCCGATGTGATCATCGCCGGGGGTGCCGAAGCGGCGGTGACCGAAATTGCCCTGGCCAGCTTCGGCAATGCAACCGCCCTATCCACCCGCAATGAGGAGCCGCAGAAGGCCAGCCGGCCTTTTGACCAGAGCCGTGACGGCTTTGTTATCGGGGAAGGCGGCGCAATTGTGATTCTGGAGTCGCTCTCCCATGCCTTGCAGAGAAATGCTGTAATCTATGGCGAAGTAACCGGTTATGGTGCCAGCTCTGATGCTTATCACATGGTAGCCACTCATCCTGAAGGCATAGGTGCCTACCAGGCGATGAAGCTGGCGCTGAGAGAGGCCGGAATCACTCCGGCGGAGGTGGATGTAATTAGTGCCCACGCGACCAGTACGATCGTCGGAGACCGTTCTGAGACCATGGCAATCAAGAAGCTGTTCGGCGATGACGCCTACCGGATTCCGGTTACAGCGAACAAATCTATGACCGGACATGCACTCGGAGCCGCTGGCGGCCTGGAAGCGATCTCTCTGCTTAAAAGCATGCAGGAGGGCCTGATTCCGCCGACAATCAATCTGGAGCAGCCTGACGAATTGTGCGACCTGGATTATGTTCCTAACCATGCCCGTCAGGCGGATCTGAAGATCGGGATCTCCAATTCCTTTGGCTTCGGCGGACATAATGCGGTCATCGTACTGCGCAGGTATGAGGAGTAA